In the Vibrio gigantis genome, one interval contains:
- the tsaA gene encoding tRNA (N6-threonylcarbamoyladenosine(37)-N6)-methyltransferase TrmO, whose protein sequence is MYTIEPVGFIESPYKEKFAVPRQPRLVPTSTSRVRLTDAANCLESVRDIEQFSHVWLLFLFDKNLEAGWKPTVRPPRLGGNERIGVFASRATFRPNGIGMSAVELKGVSQEKGQTWLDLGSVDLVDGTPIIDIKPYIPYSDSIPDALGGFAADEPKVLEVNFSQQAQSKLASHPQARHIIQVIKEVLGQDPRPAYKKGRPDNKEYAVNLFDLNVKFVVEALFINVTDIERF, encoded by the coding sequence ATGTACACCATTGAACCTGTTGGCTTTATTGAGTCTCCTTATAAAGAGAAGTTCGCTGTTCCAAGGCAGCCTAGGTTGGTACCCACATCCACCTCAAGAGTTAGGTTAACTGACGCAGCAAACTGCCTTGAGTCCGTTCGTGATATTGAGCAATTTAGCCATGTTTGGTTGCTATTTCTGTTCGACAAAAACCTTGAAGCAGGCTGGAAACCAACAGTAAGGCCACCTCGACTCGGTGGAAATGAACGCATAGGTGTGTTCGCATCACGTGCCACTTTTAGGCCGAATGGAATAGGCATGTCTGCGGTTGAGCTCAAAGGTGTCTCTCAAGAAAAGGGGCAAACTTGGTTGGATTTGGGCAGTGTTGATCTCGTCGACGGCACGCCTATCATCGACATCAAACCTTATATTCCCTATTCCGATTCGATTCCTGATGCATTGGGAGGGTTTGCCGCTGATGAGCCAAAGGTACTCGAAGTTAACTTTTCTCAACAGGCACAAAGTAAGCTCGCAAGCCACCCACAAGCGCGTCATATTATTCAGGTGATCAAAGAAGTATTAGGCCAAGATCCTCGTCCTGCCTATAAGAAAGGTAGGCCAGACAACAAGGAATATGCGGTAAATTTGTTCGATCTGAACGTGAAATTCGTTGTTGAGGCGCTTTTCATCAATGTAACTGACATTGAACGCTTTTGA
- a CDS encoding proline--tRNA ligase: protein MRTSNYLLSTLKETPNDAEVISHQLMLRAGMIRKLASGLYTWLPTGLRVLRKVENIVRQEIDNAGAVEILMPVVQPFELWEETGRSEKMGPELLRFTDRHSRPFVLSPTAEEVVTSLVRNEISSYKQLPLNLYQIQTKFRDERRPRFGVMRAREFSMMDAYSFDIDKEGLEKSYQAMHDAYCKAFDRMGLEYRPVLADSGAIGGSGSQEFHVLAESGEDLIAFSSESDYAANIEKAEALAPTEEVAAPTQKMELVDTPNAKTIAELVEQHGLAIEKTVKTLFVKASDEVEADIIALIIRGDHELNEVKAENLPQVASPLEMASEEEIRALVGAGPGSLGPVGLELPFIVDRSVAVMSDFGAGANVDGKHYFGINWGRDVELAQVEDLRNVVEGDLSPCGQGTIQLKRGIEVGHIFQLGNTYSKAMNCNVLGPDGKSVILEMGCYGIGVSRVVASAIEQNHDKFGITWPDALAPFQVAIVPMNMHKSERVKEAAEKLYAELTAMGIEVLFDDRKERPGVMFKDIELVGIPHTIVIGDRSMDEGNFEYKNRRTGDKEAIAMDTVIEHLKAQLA from the coding sequence ATGCGTACCAGTAACTACCTTCTTTCTACTCTGAAAGAGACTCCAAACGACGCAGAAGTTATCAGCCACCAGCTGATGCTACGTGCAGGTATGATCCGTAAGCTAGCTTCAGGTTTATATACTTGGCTACCTACTGGTCTACGTGTACTGCGTAAAGTCGAAAATATCGTTCGCCAAGAGATCGATAATGCAGGTGCCGTTGAAATCTTGATGCCCGTAGTTCAACCGTTTGAGCTTTGGGAAGAGACTGGCCGTTCTGAAAAGATGGGTCCAGAGCTACTTCGTTTCACAGACCGTCACTCTCGTCCGTTCGTTCTTAGCCCAACAGCTGAAGAAGTAGTGACGAGCCTAGTACGCAACGAGATCAGCTCTTACAAACAGCTTCCTCTAAACCTGTACCAAATCCAGACTAAATTCCGTGATGAGCGCCGCCCTCGTTTTGGTGTAATGCGTGCACGTGAATTCTCTATGATGGATGCATACAGCTTTGATATCGACAAAGAAGGCTTAGAAAAGTCTTACCAAGCGATGCACGATGCTTACTGTAAAGCATTCGACCGCATGGGTCTTGAGTACCGTCCAGTATTGGCAGACTCTGGCGCAATCGGCGGCAGCGGCTCTCAAGAGTTCCACGTTCTTGCTGAAAGCGGCGAAGACCTAATCGCATTCTCTTCTGAATCTGATTACGCAGCAAATATCGAGAAAGCAGAAGCACTAGCTCCTACTGAAGAAGTTGCAGCGCCAACTCAAAAGATGGAACTGGTTGATACGCCAAACGCAAAAACAATTGCTGAGCTTGTAGAACAACACGGTCTAGCTATCGAGAAGACCGTTAAGACTCTATTCGTTAAAGCATCTGATGAAGTAGAAGCAGATATCATCGCTCTAATCATCCGTGGTGACCACGAGCTTAACGAAGTGAAGGCAGAAAACCTTCCACAGGTTGCTTCTCCACTAGAGATGGCTTCTGAAGAAGAAATCCGTGCACTTGTTGGTGCAGGTCCTGGTTCACTTGGCCCTGTTGGCCTAGAGCTACCATTCATCGTTGACCGCTCTGTTGCTGTAATGAGCGACTTTGGCGCTGGTGCAAACGTAGACGGTAAGCACTACTTCGGTATTAACTGGGGCCGTGACGTAGAGCTTGCTCAAGTTGAAGACCTACGTAACGTAGTTGAAGGCGACCTTAGCCCATGTGGTCAAGGTACTATCCAACTTAAGCGTGGTATCGAAGTTGGTCACATCTTCCAACTAGGTAATACTTACTCTAAAGCAATGAACTGTAACGTGCTTGGCCCTGATGGTAAGAGCGTAATCCTAGAAATGGGTTGTTACGGTATCGGTGTTTCACGTGTTGTTGCATCTGCTATCGAGCAAAACCACGATAAATTCGGTATCACTTGGCCAGACGCACTAGCGCCGTTCCAAGTAGCTATCGTACCAATGAACATGCACAAATCTGAGCGCGTTAAAGAAGCCGCTGAGAAGCTATACGCTGAATTAACAGCTATGGGTATCGAAGTTCTATTCGATGACCGTAAAGAACGTCCAGGTGTTATGTTTAAAGATATCGAGCTAGTGGGTATTCCTCACACTATCGTTATCGGTGATCGCAGCATGGACGAAGGTAACTTCGAATACAAAAACCGCCGCACTGGTGATAAAGAAGCTATCGCAATGGACACGGTTATCGAGCACCTTAAAGCTCAACTAGCTTAG
- a CDS encoding tellurite resistance TerB family protein has protein sequence MDIKSLLNQALKSDLVKQGTQKLSQGSSSLSGLSQSSNGKSSSKSTLGAFGAGAVGGGLLGALMGSKKTKKMGKKAAGIGGAAALGALAYKVYNDYQSKQGQTPNVEQAQFDENDANHSVLILRSMIAASKADGHVDEEEMAKIEQAVENIGADYQLTKLVSEELHKPLDPSEIAQLATSPQQASEIYLASLIVADEQNFMEKAYLKELAKQLNLADEVTYQLEQQVSG, from the coding sequence ATGGATATCAAAAGCTTACTGAACCAAGCACTTAAATCAGATCTCGTTAAACAAGGTACTCAGAAACTTTCACAAGGGTCTTCTAGTTTAAGTGGCCTTTCTCAAAGCAGTAATGGCAAGAGTAGCAGTAAAAGTACACTCGGCGCCTTCGGTGCTGGCGCTGTTGGTGGTGGACTGTTAGGGGCGTTAATGGGCTCTAAAAAGACCAAGAAAATGGGTAAGAAAGCGGCAGGGATTGGCGGCGCAGCAGCACTGGGCGCTTTGGCTTATAAAGTCTATAACGACTACCAATCTAAACAAGGGCAGACTCCCAATGTCGAACAGGCTCAGTTTGATGAAAATGATGCAAACCACAGTGTTCTGATTCTACGATCGATGATAGCCGCGTCTAAAGCTGATGGCCATGTTGATGAAGAAGAGATGGCTAAGATAGAACAAGCCGTCGAGAATATAGGCGCTGATTATCAACTGACTAAATTGGTATCTGAAGAACTGCACAAGCCACTCGACCCAAGCGAAATCGCTCAACTGGCAACGTCACCTCAACAGGCGAGTGAGATCTACTTAGCCTCTTTAATTGTGGCCGACGAACAGAACTTCATGGAAAAGGCGTACCTAAAAGAGCTCGCGAAGCAACTCAACCTTGCTGATGAAGTCACCTATCAACTTGAACAACAAGTCTCTGGCTAA
- a CDS encoding YaeP family protein has translation MKVYDCCDLVRELYSQIGSGDQGYIPKAITCAVKTLNDLAADESLPKEARERAAFAAANLLISDFED, from the coding sequence ATGAAAGTATACGATTGTTGTGATTTGGTTCGTGAACTGTATTCTCAAATTGGCAGTGGCGACCAAGGCTATATCCCTAAAGCGATCACCTGCGCAGTAAAAACATTGAATGACCTTGCTGCCGATGAGTCTCTTCCTAAAGAAGCTCGCGAACGTGCAGCCTTTGCCGCTGCTAACTTACTGATTTCAGATTTCGAGGACTAA
- a CDS encoding DUF4250 domain-containing protein, with product MNLANFEKMDPVMLMSIVNMKLRDDFGGDLDRVVNFYEIDKAALIAKLASAGFEYLPEAKQFR from the coding sequence ATGAACCTCGCTAACTTTGAAAAAATGGATCCAGTGATGTTGATGAGCATCGTCAACATGAAGCTTCGTGACGACTTCGGCGGTGATTTAGATCGAGTGGTCAACTTCTACGAAATCGACAAAGCGGCATTGATCGCGAAGCTCGCGTCTGCTGGTTTTGAGTATCTTCCAGAAGCCAAACAGTTTCGATAA